The Manis javanica isolate MJ-LG chromosome 2, MJ_LKY, whole genome shotgun sequence genome contains a region encoding:
- the ZBTB34 gene encoding zinc finger and BTB domain-containing protein 34 isoform X1, with protein sequence MENLMEESNSRLRFMSVEMDSSSFIQFDVPEYSSTVLSQLNELRLQGKLCDIIVHIQGQPFRAHKAVLAASSPYFRDHSALSTMSGLSISVIKNPNVFEQLLSFCYTGRMSLQLKDVVSFLTAASFLQMQCVIDKCTQILESIHSKISVGDVDSITVGAEEAPEGRNGVKDSSFFANPVEISPPYCSQVRQPTASSDLRMEVTPSKALRSRLQEEGHSDRGSSGSVSEYEIQIEGDHEQGDLLVRESQITEVKVKMEKSDRPSCSDSSSLGDDGYHTEMVDGEQVVAVNVGSYGSVLQHAYSYSQAASQPTSVSEAFASLSNSSPSRSMLSCFRGGRARQKRALSVHLHSDLQGLVQGSDSEALMNNPGYESSPRERSARGHWYPYNERLICIYCGKSFNQKGSLDRHMRLHMGITPFVCKFCGKKYTRKDQLEYHIRGHTDDKPFRCEICGKCFPFQGTLNQHLRKNHPGVAEVRSRMESPERTDVYVEQKLENEASASEMALDSRMEIHTVSDAPD encoded by the coding sequence ATTACGCTTCATGTCAGTAGAAATGGACAGCAGCAGTTTTATTCAGTTTGATGTGCCCGAGTACAGCAGCACCGTCCTGAGCCAGCTAAACGAACTCCGCCTGCAAGGGAAACTATGTGACATCATTGTCCACATTCAGGGTCAGCCATTCCGAGCCCACAAAGCAGTCCTTGCGGCCAGCTCCCCATATTTCCGGGACCATTCAGCATTAAGTACCATGAGTGGCTTGTCAATATCAGTGATTAAAAATCCCAATGTGTTTGAGCAGTTGCTTTCATTTTGTTACACTGGAAGAATGTCCTTGCAGCTGAAAGATGTTGTCAGTTTTCTGACTGCAGCTAGTTTTCTTCAGATGCAGTGTGTCATTGACAAGTGCACGCAGATCCTAGAGAGCATCCATTCAAAGATAAGCGTTGGAGATGTTGACTCTATCACCGTCGGTGCTGAAGAGGCTCCGGAGGGTCGGAACGGAGTTAAGGACAGCAGCTTCTTTGCCAACCCAGTTGAGATCTCCCCCCCATATTGCTCTCAGGTACGGCAGCCCACCGCCAGCAGTGATCTTCGGATGGAGGTGACGCCCAGCAAAGCATTGCGCAGCCGCTTACAGGAGGAAGGGCACTCGGACCGGGGGAGCAGCGGGAGCGTGTCTGAGTATGAGATTCAGATAGAGGGGGACCACGAGCAAGGGGACCTACTGGTGAGGGAGAGCCAGATCACAGAGGTGAAAGTGAAGATGGAGAAATCCGACCGGCCCAGCTGTTCCGACAGCTCCTCCCTGGGGGACGATGGGTACCACACCGAGATGGTGGATGGGGAACAAGTTGTGGCTGTTAATGTGGGTTCCTATGGCTCTGTGCTCCAGCACGCATACTCCTATTCCCAGGCAGCTTCACAGCCAACCAGCGTTTCAGAAGCTTTTGCAAGTTTGAGTAATTCCAGCCCATCCAGATCCATGCTGAGCTGTTTCCGAGGAGGGCGTGCCCGTCAAAAGCGGGCTTTGTCTGTCCATCTGCACAGTGATCTGCAGGGCCTGGTGCAGGGTTCTGACAGTGAAGCTCTGATGAATAACCCCGGGTATGAGAGCAGTCCCCGGGAGAGGAGTGCAAGAGGTCACTGGTACCCGTACAATGAGAGGTTGATCTGTATTTACTGTGGGAAGTCCTTCAACCAGAAAGGTAGCCTTGACAGGCACATGCGTCTCCATATGGGAATCACCCCCTTTGTGTGCAAGTTCTGTGGGAAGAAGTACACACGGAAGGACCAACTGGAGTACCACATCCGGGGCCATACTGATGATAAACCATTCCGCTGTGAGATCTGCGGGAAGTGCTTTCCATTCCAAGGTACCCTCAACCAGCACCTGCGGAAAAACCACCCTGGTGTAGCTGAAGTTCGGAGTCGCATGGAGTCTCCAGAGAGAACAGATGTGTATGTGGAACAGAAACTAGAGAATGAGGCATCAGCCTCAGAGATGGCCCTAGATTCCCGGATGGAAATTCATACAGTGTCCGATGCTCCTGATTAA
- the ZBTB34 gene encoding zinc finger and BTB domain-containing protein 34 isoform X2: protein MSVEMDSSSFIQFDVPEYSSTVLSQLNELRLQGKLCDIIVHIQGQPFRAHKAVLAASSPYFRDHSALSTMSGLSISVIKNPNVFEQLLSFCYTGRMSLQLKDVVSFLTAASFLQMQCVIDKCTQILESIHSKISVGDVDSITVGAEEAPEGRNGVKDSSFFANPVEISPPYCSQVRQPTASSDLRMEVTPSKALRSRLQEEGHSDRGSSGSVSEYEIQIEGDHEQGDLLVRESQITEVKVKMEKSDRPSCSDSSSLGDDGYHTEMVDGEQVVAVNVGSYGSVLQHAYSYSQAASQPTSVSEAFASLSNSSPSRSMLSCFRGGRARQKRALSVHLHSDLQGLVQGSDSEALMNNPGYESSPRERSARGHWYPYNERLICIYCGKSFNQKGSLDRHMRLHMGITPFVCKFCGKKYTRKDQLEYHIRGHTDDKPFRCEICGKCFPFQGTLNQHLRKNHPGVAEVRSRMESPERTDVYVEQKLENEASASEMALDSRMEIHTVSDAPD, encoded by the coding sequence ATGTCAGTAGAAATGGACAGCAGCAGTTTTATTCAGTTTGATGTGCCCGAGTACAGCAGCACCGTCCTGAGCCAGCTAAACGAACTCCGCCTGCAAGGGAAACTATGTGACATCATTGTCCACATTCAGGGTCAGCCATTCCGAGCCCACAAAGCAGTCCTTGCGGCCAGCTCCCCATATTTCCGGGACCATTCAGCATTAAGTACCATGAGTGGCTTGTCAATATCAGTGATTAAAAATCCCAATGTGTTTGAGCAGTTGCTTTCATTTTGTTACACTGGAAGAATGTCCTTGCAGCTGAAAGATGTTGTCAGTTTTCTGACTGCAGCTAGTTTTCTTCAGATGCAGTGTGTCATTGACAAGTGCACGCAGATCCTAGAGAGCATCCATTCAAAGATAAGCGTTGGAGATGTTGACTCTATCACCGTCGGTGCTGAAGAGGCTCCGGAGGGTCGGAACGGAGTTAAGGACAGCAGCTTCTTTGCCAACCCAGTTGAGATCTCCCCCCCATATTGCTCTCAGGTACGGCAGCCCACCGCCAGCAGTGATCTTCGGATGGAGGTGACGCCCAGCAAAGCATTGCGCAGCCGCTTACAGGAGGAAGGGCACTCGGACCGGGGGAGCAGCGGGAGCGTGTCTGAGTATGAGATTCAGATAGAGGGGGACCACGAGCAAGGGGACCTACTGGTGAGGGAGAGCCAGATCACAGAGGTGAAAGTGAAGATGGAGAAATCCGACCGGCCCAGCTGTTCCGACAGCTCCTCCCTGGGGGACGATGGGTACCACACCGAGATGGTGGATGGGGAACAAGTTGTGGCTGTTAATGTGGGTTCCTATGGCTCTGTGCTCCAGCACGCATACTCCTATTCCCAGGCAGCTTCACAGCCAACCAGCGTTTCAGAAGCTTTTGCAAGTTTGAGTAATTCCAGCCCATCCAGATCCATGCTGAGCTGTTTCCGAGGAGGGCGTGCCCGTCAAAAGCGGGCTTTGTCTGTCCATCTGCACAGTGATCTGCAGGGCCTGGTGCAGGGTTCTGACAGTGAAGCTCTGATGAATAACCCCGGGTATGAGAGCAGTCCCCGGGAGAGGAGTGCAAGAGGTCACTGGTACCCGTACAATGAGAGGTTGATCTGTATTTACTGTGGGAAGTCCTTCAACCAGAAAGGTAGCCTTGACAGGCACATGCGTCTCCATATGGGAATCACCCCCTTTGTGTGCAAGTTCTGTGGGAAGAAGTACACACGGAAGGACCAACTGGAGTACCACATCCGGGGCCATACTGATGATAAACCATTCCGCTGTGAGATCTGCGGGAAGTGCTTTCCATTCCAAGGTACCCTCAACCAGCACCTGCGGAAAAACCACCCTGGTGTAGCTGAAGTTCGGAGTCGCATGGAGTCTCCAGAGAGAACAGATGTGTATGTGGAACAGAAACTAGAGAATGAGGCATCAGCCTCAGAGATGGCCCTAGATTCCCGGATGGAAATTCATACAGTGTCCGATGCTCCTGATTAA